Proteins found in one Lycium ferocissimum isolate CSIRO_LF1 chromosome 6, AGI_CSIRO_Lferr_CH_V1, whole genome shotgun sequence genomic segment:
- the LOC132060165 gene encoding ubiquitin-conjugating enzyme E2 7-like isoform X1, whose translation MASGSPSQASLLLQKQLKDLCKNPVDGFSAGLVDESNLFEWSVTIIGPQDTLYEGGFFNAIMSFPPNYPNSPPTVRFTTEIWHPNVYSDGKVCISILHPPGDDPNGYELASERWSPVHTVESIVLSIISMLSSPNDESPANVEAAKEWREKRDEFKKRVSRCVRRSQEMD comes from the exons ATGGCTTCAGGTTCACCTTCACAAGCTAGTCTTCTCCTTCAGAAACAACTTAAAG ATCTCTGTAAAAACCCAGTTGATGGTTTTTCTGCTGGGTTAGTTGATGAAAGCAATTTGTTTGAATGGAGTGTTACTATTATTGGACCACAAGATACTCTATA TGAAGGGGGTTTCTTTAATGCCATCATGAGCTTTCCTCCAAACTATCCCAACAGTCCTCCAACCGTAAGATTTACCACAGAGATCTGGCATCCTAATG TTTACTCTGATGGAAAGGTTTGCATCTCAATCCTTCACCCCCCGGGTGATGATCCAAACGGCTATGAGCTTGCTAGTGAACGTTGGTCTCCTGTCCACACG GTGGAGAGTATAGTTCTAAGCATCATATCCATGCTTTCAAGCCCTAATGATGAATCTCCTGCTAATGTGGAAGCTGCT AAGGAATGGAGGGAAAAAAGAGATGAGTTCAAGAAAAGGGTCAGTCGTTGTGTAAGACGATCACAGGAAATGGACTAA
- the LOC132060165 gene encoding ubiquitin-conjugating enzyme E2 7-like isoform X2: protein MASGSPSQASLLLQKQLKDLCKNPVDGFSAGLVDESNLFEWSVTIIGPQDTLYEGGFFNAIMSFPPNYPNSPPTVRFTTEIWHPNVYSDGKVCISILHPPGDDPNGYELASERWSPVHTVESIVLSIISMLSSPNDESPANVEAAVRMEGKKR from the exons ATGGCTTCAGGTTCACCTTCACAAGCTAGTCTTCTCCTTCAGAAACAACTTAAAG ATCTCTGTAAAAACCCAGTTGATGGTTTTTCTGCTGGGTTAGTTGATGAAAGCAATTTGTTTGAATGGAGTGTTACTATTATTGGACCACAAGATACTCTATA TGAAGGGGGTTTCTTTAATGCCATCATGAGCTTTCCTCCAAACTATCCCAACAGTCCTCCAACCGTAAGATTTACCACAGAGATCTGGCATCCTAATG TTTACTCTGATGGAAAGGTTTGCATCTCAATCCTTCACCCCCCGGGTGATGATCCAAACGGCTATGAGCTTGCTAGTGAACGTTGGTCTCCTGTCCACACG GTGGAGAGTATAGTTCTAAGCATCATATCCATGCTTTCAAGCCCTAATGATGAATCTCCTGCTAATGTGGAAGCTGCTGTAA GAATGGAGGGAAAAAAGAGATGA
- the LOC132060949 gene encoding CASP-like protein 4C2 isoform X2, producing the protein MMRSPQVRNGVVETPSPSHFHSSVSVHKLRRFNILVIVFRFACFCFSLASAIFMFTNSRRGDDLPQWHHFDAFRFVAVAGAIVALYSLFEVGASVWEISRGATVFPEVAQVWFDFGHDQVFAYLLLSAESAGTSLARSLKEIDTCTVNNAFCVQSDISIALGFAGFMFLGFSSLLSGFRVVSFIINGSRFHV; encoded by the exons ATGATGAGATCACCTCAGGTACGAAACGGCGTCGTTGAGACACCTTCACCATCACACTTCCATTCCAGTGTGTCAGTACACAAGCTCAGGCGTTTCAACATTTTGGTTATCGTTTTTCGATTTGCTTGTTTTTGCTTCTCACTTGCTTCAGCTATTTTCATGTTCACTAATTCTCGACGTGGCGATGATTTGCCTCAGTGGCACCACTTCGATGCCTTCAG GTTTGTGGCTGTTGCTGGTGCAATTGTTGCATTATATTCACTCTTCGAAGTAGGAGCATCCGTTTGGGAGATTTCTAGAGGCGCCACTGTTTTCCCTGAAGTTGCACAAGTTTGGTTTGATTTCGGCCACGATCAG GTTTTTGCGTACCTGTTATTGTCAGCGGAATCGGCGGGAACGTCGTTAGCTCGGTCGTTGAAGGAGATAGACACGTGTACGGTTAACAATGCGTTCTGTGTACAATCGGATATCTCAATAGCCCTTGGATTTGCCGGGTTCATGTTCCTCGGCTTTTCCTCACTCTTGTCGGGTTTCCGCGTCGTAAGTTTTATTATCAATGGCTCTCGATTTCATGTGTAA
- the LOC132060949 gene encoding CASP-like protein 4C2 isoform X1 has product MMRSPQVRNGVVDTPSPSHFHSSVSVHKLRRFNILVIVFRFACFCFSLASALFMFTNSRRDDDLDQWHHFDAFRFVAVAGAIVALYSLFEVGASVWEISRGATVFPEVAQVWFDFGHDQVFAYLLLSAESAGTSLARSLKEIDTCTVNNAFCVQSDISIALGFAGFMFLGFSSLLSGFRVVSFIINGSRFHV; this is encoded by the exons ATGATGAGATCACCTCAGGTTCGAAACGGCGTCGTTGATACACCTTCGCCGTCGCACTTCCATTCAAGCGTGTCTGTACATAAGCTACGGCGTTTCAACATTTTGGTTATCGTTTTTCGATTCGCTTGTTTTTGCTTCTCACTTGCTTCAGCTCTATTCATGTTCACTAATTCTCGACGTGACGATGATTTGGATCAGTGGCATCACTTCGATGCCTTCAG GTTTGTGGCTGTTGCTGGTGCAATTGTTGCATTATATTCACTCTTCGAAGTAGGAGCATCCGTTTGGGAGATTTCTAGAGGCGCCACTGTTTTCCCTGAAGTTGCACAAGTTTGGTTTGATTTCGGCCACGATCAG GTTTTTGCGTACCTGTTATTGTCAGCGGAATCGGCGGGAACGTCGTTAGCTCGGTCGTTGAAGGAGATAGACACGTGTACGGTTAACAATGCGTTCTGTGTACAATCGGATATCTCAATAGCCCTTGGATTTGCCGGGTTCATGTTCCTCGGCTTTTCCTCACTCTTGTCGGGTTTCCGCGTCGTAAGTTTTATTATCAATGGCTCTCGATTTCATGTGTAA
- the LOC132060166 gene encoding UDP-glucuronic acid decarboxylase 5-like, whose product MASNGDNNASAKPPPEPSPLRKAKFFQANMRILVTGGAGFIGSHLVDRLMQNEKNEVIVVDNYFTGSKDNLKQWFGHPRFELIRHDVTEPLLIEVDQIYHLACPASPIFYKYNPVKTIKTNVIGTLNMLGLAKRVGARILLTSTSEVYGDPLIHPQDESYWGNVNPIGVRSCYDEGKRVAETLMFDYHRQHGIEIRIARIFNTYGPRMNIDDGRVVSNFIAQAIRDEALTVQLPGTQTRSFCYVSDMVDGLIRLMEGDNTGPINIGNPGEFTMLELAENVKELINPEVQIITVENTPDDPRQRKPDITKAKELLGWEPTIKLRDGIPLMEDDFRGRLGISRKN is encoded by the exons ATGGCTTCCAATGGAGACAACAATGCATCTGCAAAACCACCACCAGAACCATCGCCATTACGAAAAGCAAAATTTTTCCAG GCCAACATGAGAATTTTGGTGACTGGTGGTGCTGGATTCATCGGCTCTCACCTCGTTGACAGACTAATGCAAAATGAAAAGAATGAG GTGATTGTTGTGGATAACTACTTCACTGGATCAAAGGATAACCTAAAGCAATGGTTTGGCCATCCAAGATTTGAGTTAATTCGTCACG ACGTGACGGAGCCATTATTGATTGAAGTTGACCAAATTTATCATCTTGCTTGCCCTGCTTCCCCAATCTTTTACAAATACAATCCTGTTAAG ACGATTAAGACGAATGTCATTGGCACATTGAATATGTTGGGACTTGCCAAGAGAGTTGGTGCAAG GATTTTACTGACATCAACTTCCGAGGTTTACGGAGACCCACTTATTCACCCTCAAGATGAAAGCTATTGGGGAAACGTCAACCCAATTG GAGTTAGGAGTTGTTACGATGAGGGAAAAAGAGTGGCTGAGACTTTGATGTTTGATTATCACAGGCAGCATGGAATTG AAATACGAATTGCTAGAATCTTCAACACTTACGGTCCGCGAATGAATATAGATGATGGTCGTGTCGTCAGCAATTTCATTGCCCAGGCAATTCG TGATGAAGCCTTGACTGTTCAGCTTCCTGGAACACAAACCCGCAGCTTTTGTTATGTTTCCGACATG GTTGATGGTCTTATTCGGCTGATGGAGGGAGATAATACTGGACCAATTAACATCGGGAATCCAG GTGAATTCACAATGCTTGAACTTGCTGAGAACGTGAAGGAG CTTATCAATCCAGAAGTGCAAATTATCACAGTGGAAAATACACCGGACGATCCTCGCCAGAGAAAGCCGGACATCACAAAGGCAAAAGAACTACTTGGATGGGAACCAACGATCAAACTACGGGATGGTATTCCCCTTATGGAGGACGATTTCCGTGGCAGGCTTGGTATCTCCAGAAAGAATTGA
- the LOC132060950 gene encoding histone H4, which yields MSGRGKGGKGLGKGGAKRHRKVLRDNIQGITKPAIRRLARRGGVKRISGLIYEETRGVLKIFLENVIRDAVTYTEHARRKTVTAMDVVYALKRQGRTLYGFGG from the coding sequence atgtcgGGTCGTGGTAAGGGTGGCAAGGGATTAGGAAAGGGAGGAGCAAAACGACATCGTAAGGTGCTTCGTGACAACATTCAGGGAATTACTAAGCCTGCTATTAGGCGTTTGGCTCGTAGAGGTGGTGTGAAGCGTATTTCTGGATTGATTTATGAAGAGACACGTGGGGTTCTTAAGATCTTCTTGGAGAATGTGATTCGTGATGCTGTGACTTACACTGAACATGCTAGGAGAAAGACTGTTACAGCTATGGATGTTGTTTATGCTTTGAAAAGACAAGGAAGAACTCTTTATGGATTTggtggttaa